In Pithys albifrons albifrons isolate INPA30051 chromosome 6, PitAlb_v1, whole genome shotgun sequence, a single genomic region encodes these proteins:
- the SLC10A1 gene encoding LOW QUALITY PROTEIN: hepatic sodium/bile acid cotransporter (The sequence of the model RefSeq protein was modified relative to this genomic sequence to represent the inferred CDS: inserted 5 bases in 3 codons; deleted 2 bases in 2 codons; substituted 1 base at 1 genomic stop codon), with product MWRTLEEQLEVYLSGTEPFQEGRKRHALPRDEAGTSPRSKPPLNRVSSMATRPAAALAGYQQHGHATPRPIASWHGSVFLPPVLPCSHPTSQVTSLTEGTSKPFSRISKTKGAFESPELWSPGCMQSTTXFAFYQQALDKALNAILIVVLFLILVSLGCAMEIAEITTCLRKLKGAAIDVIAQYGIMPLMPFMLGKLFQLGXIICSCCPGGNLSIIXSPALRGNMNLSIVMTTCSMPLAIGLKPLLLCLYXGGLQEGDLEGKVPDKGMIITSLLLMLIPCAIPITWNEKKPQYTGITTEAGMVVLLLSSAAVTVLSVANVGSSIIAVFSTFLLGSSAFMPILIFFSDVAKVICVGLSSVCSFYTSQRDCHRAICTHHVNS from the exons ATGTGGAGAACACTTGAAGAACAGCTGGAAGTTTACCTTTCTGGAACTGAGCCCttccaggaaggaaggaaaaggcacGCTTTGCCCAGGGATGAAGCAGGCACTTCTCCGAGGTCAAAGCCTCCTCTGAACAGAGTTAGTTCCATGGCCACCAggccagcagcagccctggcaggctACCAGCAGCATGGCCATGCAACACCCAGGCCCATTGCATCTTGGCATGGGAGTGTGTTCCTTCCTCCAGTCCTGCCCTGTAgccatcccacctcccaggtCACG TCACTTACAGAAGGGACCTCTAAACCCTTCAGTAGGATCAGCAAGACTAAGGGAGCTTTTGAGAGCCCGGAGCTTTGGAGCCCAGGTTGCATGCAAAGCACCAC GTTTGCATTTTACCAGCAGGCCTTGGACAAAGCCCTGAATGCAATCCTTATTGTGGTCCTCTTCCTCATCTTGGTGTCTCTGGGGTGTGCAATGGAGATAGCCGAGATCACAACTTGCCTCAGGAAACTCAAAGGTGCAGCAATTGATGTAATAGCTCAGTATGGTATCATGCCCTTGATGCCATTCATGTTGGGCAAGCTCTTCCAGCTTGG CAtcatctgcagctgctgcccagggggaAACCTCTCCATCA TTAGCCCGGCACTGAGAGGGAACATGAACCTCAG TATTGTAATGACCACATGCTCAATGCCCCTGGCAATTGGACTAAAGCCACTGCTTCTGTGCCTTTACTGAGGAGGATTACAAGAGGGTGATTTGGAGGGCAAGGTACCTGACAAAGGAATG ATAATCACCTCCCTGCTACTGATGCTAATCCCGTGTGCCATCCCCATCACTTGGAATGAGAAGAAACCACAGTACACTGGCATTACCACCGAG GCAGGAATGGTTGTGCTTCTACTGTCATCTGCTGCAGTAACTGTTCTCTCTGTGGCCAACGTGGGAAGCAGTATCATTGCTGTCTTCTCA ACATTCCTCCTGGGATCTTCTGCCTTCATGCctattctcatttttttttcagatgtagCAAAAGTAATCTGTGTAGGACTTTCATCTGTCTGCTCATTTTACACCAGCCAAAGGGACTGCCACAGAGCTATCTGCACCCACCATGTTAATTCCTGA